The nucleotide sequence GAGCCGGTCGGCGATCCAGGCGGCGAAGGGGATGCCGGCGGTCTCGCCGCCCGCCACCGCATCGATCGCCTCGTAGCCGACCTCGCGCTCGATGGTGGCGACGGCGAAGTCCATCAGCGCCTTGCGGGCGCGCGGGAAGGAGACGATGCGGCGGCAGTCGGTGTAGACCGGGCTCGCCCAGCCCGAGGTGAAGATGAAGGGCGTCTCCGCATTGAAGTGCAGCGCCTTGATCTCCAGCAGGATCTTGGCCGCGGTGGCGGCGATGGTGGCCTGATCGGGGAGGGCGGCGGTGGTCATGGGCTGCTCCGGCAGAGACGTCGAGAATATGGCCCCCTGTGTAGCCGGGCAGGGGCCGAATCGCAATGCCGCCGCACCCCGTTTTCAGAACACCCAGAGCTGCTCCGGCGGCAGGTGGAGCCAGTGGGTTCCCGGCGCCAGCGGCCGGCCGAAGGCCCGCAGGGTGAGGTCGCCGCAGCGGAAGACATGCTCCCACTGGCTGCCGAGATAGACCGAGGTCTCCAGCTCCGCCTTCACGCGGTTGTCGCCGGCCCCGTCGGCGACGGCGACCTGCTCCAGCCGGATGACGCCGGTCGCCTCCTCCGCCACCGCCTTGCCGCCGCGGTCCCTGCCCCACAGCGGGAAGCCGGACAGGTCGATGCGGACATAGCCGTCGCGCTGCTCCTGCACCCGGCCCCGCACGAGGTTGTTGGCCCCCATGAATTCGGAGGCGAAGAGGGTCGCCGGCTCGGTATAGAGCTCTTCCGGCGTGCCGGCCTGGACGATGCGGCCGCCGTCGAGGAGGACGATGCGGTCGGCGATCGCCATCGCCTCGACCTGGTCGTGGGTGACGAAGACGGCGGTCAGGTTCATCCGCTTGATCAGCCCGCGGATCCAGATGCGCGCCTCCTCCCGCAGCTTGGCGTCGAGGTTGGACAGCGGCTCGTCCAGCAGGATGACCGGCGGGTTGTAGACCAGCGCGCGGGCGAGCGCCACGCGCTGCTGCTGGCCGCCCGACATCTGATGCGGATGGCGGTCGCCGAGATGGCCGAGCCCGACCCCCTCCAGCACCGCCGCCACCCGCTCCGCCACCTCGGCCTTCGGCACCCGGCGCAGGTGCAGCCCGTAGGCCACGTTCTCGAACACCGTCTTGTGGGGCCACAGCGCGTAGCTCTGGAAGACCAGACCCAGGCCGCGCCGCTCCGACGGCACGTTCACCCCCGCCGCCCGGTCGAAGACCGGCGCATCGCCGATGACGATGCGGCCCTGCGACGGCTCCTCCAGCCCGGCGATGGCGCGCAGCAGCGTGGTCTTGCCGCTGCCCGACCGGCCGAGCAGGGCGACGATCTCCCCCTGCCCGAATCGGGCGGAGATCCCCGTCAGGATGTCGGTGCCGCCGAGGCGGACATGCAGGTCGTCGATCGTCAGGTTTGCCATGGCAGCAGGGTTCCGGGGCGGGACGCCCGGCGGTCGGCCGGGCGGGGAAGGCGAAGAGGGCGGATCATGGCGCAAGACCATGACAAAGATAAGAAGGCGGCGTGAAATCAGGCACGCCCCGCGGCGTGCTTCCGATCGGGCCGCCCGATCGGGCCGCCCGGTCCGGCCATCCGTCGAGGGTTGCCGCCGGGCGCAAGCGCCGCAATATGCGGTCGGTCCGTTTTTCCCGGCCGAGGAGCCATCATGCCACAGCACCGTCTTCTTCCCCTGGCCTTCGCGCTGCCGCTGCTCCTCGCCCCGCCGGCGGTCGTCTCGGCGCAGGAGCACGGCCGCGGCGAGGCGAAGCCGGAGGCCCGGCCGGAGCGGGCGGAGGGGCAGGAGCCGGCCTTCGACCCGCAGCGCAGCGTCACCCGCCACACGCTGGCCCTGCCGGCCGGGCCGCTCGCCTACACCGCGACGGCGGAGTTCCTGCCGCTGCGCCAGGGCCCCAAGGAGGAGCTGGCGGCCCGCATCTTCACGGTGACCTACACCGTCGACGCCGCGGAGAAGGGGAAGCGGCCGGTCACCTTCGTCTTCAACGGCGGGCCGGGCGCCGCCTCGGCCTACATGCATCTCGGCGCGGCCGGGCCGCGGGTCGTCGGCTTCGGCCCCGACGGCGCGCTCGCCCCGCCGCCGGCCCCGCTGCTCGACAACCCGGACAGCTGGCTGGCCTTCACCGATCTCGTCTTCGTCGACCCGGTGGGCACCGGCTTCAGCCGCGCGGTCAAGACCGACGGGGACGCCGAGAAGCGCTTCTGGTCGGTCGAGGGCGACACCCGCGCCATGGCCGAGGTGGTCCGCCTCTGGCTGGTGCGCAACGGCCGCTGGTCCTCGCCCAAGTTCCTGGCGGGCGAGAGCTATGGCGGCTTCCGCGTCGCCAGGATGGCGGAGGAGCTGATCGGCCGCACCGGGGTGGCGGTCAACGGCCTGATCATGGTCTCCCCCGTGGTCGACTTCGCCACCATCGACGAGGACGGCGTGCTGGGACCGGCACTGAAGCTGCCGAGCATGGCGGCGACCGCGGCGGCCCACGGCCTCGCCCCCGGCAAGCCGGAGGAGGCCGCGGCGGCGGCGGAGCGCTATGCGCTGGGCGGCTACCTCACCGGGCTGGCCGGGCTCGACTACCGGCGGCTGGAGCCGGCCAGGGACTTCTTCGCCGAGGTGGCGCGGGTCACCGGCCTGCCGGCCGATCTCGTCACCCGCCACCGCGGGCGGGTTCCCGCCTCGGTCTATGTCCGCGAGCTGCTGCGCGAGCGCGGCCGGGTCGCCAGCATCTATGACGGCACCTTCACCGGCCCCGATCCCGATCCCGGCGCGGCGCGCCTGCCCTTCGACGTCTTCCTGAAGGGGACCATCCCCACCTACACCACCGCCTTCGCCGCCTATGCCGGGGAGGAGCTGGGCGTGCGGTCGGAGGCCGCCTACCAGCTTCTCAGCGACCGGGTGAACCGCGCCTGGGAATGGCCGCGCATGTCGGTGCCCAACGCCCAGGACGCGCTGCAGACCGCGATGACGCTGCAGCCGTCGATGCGCGTGGTCATCGCCCACGGACGCACCGACCTGATCACCCCCTACATGGCCTCGCGCTGGATCGCCAACCGCCTGGAGCTGCCGGAGGGGCAGGGCGACCGCATCCGGGTGACCGTCCATGAGGGCGGCCACATGATGTACACCCGCCCCGAAGGCCGTGCCGGCCTCGCCGCCGATGCCCGCGCCCTGGTGGAGTCCGCCAGCCCGCGGTGACCGGACGGTCCGGGCCGCGCTGTGCCCGTCGTGCAGAGCATTCCGGGCGCACAATGCACAATCCGGCCGATTTCCGTTTCGGATCAGAGGCTTGCTAAGATCGTTCGCAGGCGTGGCTTGTGCAAGGGCTGCACAATCCGGGTACGGCACAGGCCGCACCGCGGCAGGAGCGCGCGGACTGCAAGGTCATGGATCGGGCGGTGGCGGAACCGAGAGTAGCCGCCACCGCCGGGGGGAACAAGGGCAGGCTGAAACGCCCGTGGCCGCGCGGCGGAACGGCAGCTTGGGCGCGACGCCAGGGACATTTTTCAAACATCAGCCGAAAGTCATGTGGCATTGCGGCACCACGCGCCGCGGCGCAAGGTGGTACCACCTTGGGAGCCATGGTTCGGCGTCGGTTGCGCACGGATAATCGCTTCTACACACACAACGAATCTCCGGAGCGCGTGCCATGTCCATTCGGATGGAGGCCGGGTTGAGGACGCTTGTCCTCGCTCTTTATGAAGAAGCTGCGCTCACGGCAAAGGCCAAGCGGCTGACCGGGGCGACGGGCCGGCTCGCGGCACTGCGGGAAACGGCGGATCTCGCCTCCCGCGGCGCCGGCCGGCGGATTTCGGAGGAGGAGGTCCTGCGCGTCGTCCTGTCGGCGCAGCGCCTGCGGCGCATCGAGGCGGCGACCCCGATCCTCTACGCGCCGCCGTCGTCGGGGGTACTCCGGCGGGCGGGCGGGAAGGGGCTGCGCATGCGCCGCGGCCGGCTGGCGGCGCTCGCCATGCGGTCGCTCGGGCGTCACCCCTCGGTGCCCCTGAGCTGAGGGGGCCGATCCGGTCCGGCTGGGACATCCGGCGTATTCGACGGTTGCCATATGGCGCCCCGTGCCCGTGCGGAGTAAACAACCGCCTCCGCGGTTGCTTTCCCACG is from Azospirillum thermophilum and encodes:
- a CDS encoding ABC transporter ATP-binding protein, which codes for MANLTIDDLHVRLGGTDILTGISARFGQGEIVALLGRSGSGKTTLLRAIAGLEEPSQGRIVIGDAPVFDRAAGVNVPSERRGLGLVFQSYALWPHKTVFENVAYGLHLRRVPKAEVAERVAAVLEGVGLGHLGDRHPHQMSGGQQQRVALARALVYNPPVILLDEPLSNLDAKLREEARIWIRGLIKRMNLTAVFVTHDQVEAMAIADRIVLLDGGRIVQAGTPEELYTEPATLFASEFMGANNLVRGRVQEQRDGYVRIDLSGFPLWGRDRGGKAVAEEATGVIRLEQVAVADGAGDNRVKAELETSVYLGSQWEHVFRCGDLTLRAFGRPLAPGTHWLHLPPEQLWVF
- a CDS encoding S10 family peptidase, which gives rise to MPQHRLLPLAFALPLLLAPPAVVSAQEHGRGEAKPEARPERAEGQEPAFDPQRSVTRHTLALPAGPLAYTATAEFLPLRQGPKEELAARIFTVTYTVDAAEKGKRPVTFVFNGGPGAASAYMHLGAAGPRVVGFGPDGALAPPPAPLLDNPDSWLAFTDLVFVDPVGTGFSRAVKTDGDAEKRFWSVEGDTRAMAEVVRLWLVRNGRWSSPKFLAGESYGGFRVARMAEELIGRTGVAVNGLIMVSPVVDFATIDEDGVLGPALKLPSMAATAAAHGLAPGKPEEAAAAAERYALGGYLTGLAGLDYRRLEPARDFFAEVARVTGLPADLVTRHRGRVPASVYVRELLRERGRVASIYDGTFTGPDPDPGAARLPFDVFLKGTIPTYTTAFAAYAGEELGVRSEAAYQLLSDRVNRAWEWPRMSVPNAQDALQTAMTLQPSMRVVIAHGRTDLITPYMASRWIANRLELPEGQGDRIRVTVHEGGHMMYTRPEGRAGLAADARALVESASPR